In Zea mays cultivar B73 chromosome 7, Zm-B73-REFERENCE-NAM-5.0, whole genome shotgun sequence, the following proteins share a genomic window:
- the LOC100276089 gene encoding uncharacterized protein LOC100276089 isoform 2 (isoform 2 is encoded by transcript variant 2) yields the protein MTGSGIFAAGGEGEEDESANVSATSVRTAPKNYQAISTISHISFAEEESISPKKPTSISEVAKQRELSGTLLSEDDSKMKRQISDLKSKELSGHDIFAPPEDPRPRNSENGSTSQTPGKNAHVSNFKFGEADEDSAVKTAKKIPTKKFTDLAGNIFKGDDEAPGTAEKHHLSTAKLKEMTGSDIFADGEAPSRDYLGGIRKPPGGESSIALV from the exons ATGACAGGAAGCGGTATATTTGCAGCTGGGGGCGAGGGTGAAGAAGATGAATCCGCCAATGTCTCTGCAACTTCCGTCCGGACGGCTCCAAAGAATTATCAG GCAATCAGTACTATAAGCCACATCTCATTTGCCGAGGAAGAAAGCATCTCTCCAAAGAAGCCAACTTCGATATCAGAGGTCGCAAAGCAGCGCGAGCTAAGCGGCACGCTTCTGAGCGAGGACGACAGCAAGATGAAGAGGCAGATATCGGACCTGAAATCCAAGGAGCTCAGCGGCCACGACATCTTTGCCCCTCCGGAGGATCCCAGGCCACGCAACTCGGAGAACGGCTCGACCTCGCAGACTCCGGGCAAAAATGCACAC GTAAGCAACTTCAAGTTCGGCGAGGCCGACGAGGACAGCGCGGTGAAGACCGCGAAGAAGATCCCCACCAAGAAGTTCACCGACCTCGCGGGCAATATCTTCAAGGGCGACGACGAGGCACCCGGGACGGCGGAGAAGCACCACCTGAGCACGGCGAAGCTGAAGGAGATGACCGGCAGCGACATCTTCGCGGACGGGGAGGCCCCCTCCCGGGACTACCTGGGCGGAATCCGCAAGCCGCCCGGCGGGGAGAGCAGCATCGCGCTGGTTTAA
- the LOC100276089 gene encoding uncharacterized protein LOC100276089 isoform 1 (isoform 1 is encoded by transcript variant 1), whose product MERPAPVRKSHTSTADLLVWPEGAPQELPAGSTPPSNRRPHQPSEALRKVVFGGQVTEAEAESLNKRKPCSAPKWKEMTGSGIFAAGGEGEEDESANVSATSVRTAPKNYQAISTISHISFAEEESISPKKPTSISEVAKQRELSGTLLSEDDSKMKRQISDLKSKELSGHDIFAPPEDPRPRNSENGSTSQTPGKNAHVSNFKFGEADEDSAVKTAKKIPTKKFTDLAGNIFKGDDEAPGTAEKHHLSTAKLKEMTGSDIFADGEAPSRDYLGGIRKPPGGESSIALV is encoded by the exons ATGGAGAGGCCGGCGCCCGTGAGGAAGTCCCACACGTCGACGGCGGACCTGCTGGTCTGGCCGGAAGGTGCGCCGCAGGAGTTGCCCGCCGGGTCCACGCCGCCATCCAACCGCCGGCCGCACCAG CCGTCGGAGGCGCTCAGGAAGGTGGTGTTCGGCGGGCAGGTGACGGAGGCGGAGGCCGAGAGCCTCAACAAGAG GAAACCATGCTCTGCTCCCAAGTGGAAGGAGATGACAGGAAGCGGTATATTTGCAGCTGGGGGCGAGGGTGAAGAAGATGAATCCGCCAATGTCTCTGCAACTTCCGTCCGGACGGCTCCAAAGAATTATCAG GCAATCAGTACTATAAGCCACATCTCATTTGCCGAGGAAGAAAGCATCTCTCCAAAGAAGCCAACTTCGATATCAGAGGTCGCAAAGCAGCGCGAGCTAAGCGGCACGCTTCTGAGCGAGGACGACAGCAAGATGAAGAGGCAGATATCGGACCTGAAATCCAAGGAGCTCAGCGGCCACGACATCTTTGCCCCTCCGGAGGATCCCAGGCCACGCAACTCGGAGAACGGCTCGACCTCGCAGACTCCGGGCAAAAATGCACAC GTAAGCAACTTCAAGTTCGGCGAGGCCGACGAGGACAGCGCGGTGAAGACCGCGAAGAAGATCCCCACCAAGAAGTTCACCGACCTCGCGGGCAATATCTTCAAGGGCGACGACGAGGCACCCGGGACGGCGGAGAAGCACCACCTGAGCACGGCGAAGCTGAAGGAGATGACCGGCAGCGACATCTTCGCGGACGGGGAGGCCCCCTCCCGGGACTACCTGGGCGGAATCCGCAAGCCGCCCGGCGGGGAGAGCAGCATCGCGCTGGTTTAA
- the LOC100276089 gene encoding uncharacterized protein isoform X1, whose protein sequence is MLEYCKLTVAIKMLPVRKPCSAPKWKEMTGSGIFAAGGEGEEDESANVSATSVRTAPKNYQAISTISHISFAEEESISPKKPTSISEVAKQRELSGTLLSEDDSKMKRQISDLKSKELSGHDIFAPPEDPRPRNSENGSTSQTPGKNAHVSNFKFGEADEDSAVKTAKKIPTKKFTDLAGNIFKGDDEAPGTAEKHHLSTAKLKEMTGSDIFADGEAPSRDYLGGIRKPPGGESSIALV, encoded by the exons ATGTTGGAGTACTGCAAACTGACCGTAGCCATCAAAATGCTCCCCGTAAG GAAACCATGCTCTGCTCCCAAGTGGAAGGAGATGACAGGAAGCGGTATATTTGCAGCTGGGGGCGAGGGTGAAGAAGATGAATCCGCCAATGTCTCTGCAACTTCCGTCCGGACGGCTCCAAAGAATTATCAG GCAATCAGTACTATAAGCCACATCTCATTTGCCGAGGAAGAAAGCATCTCTCCAAAGAAGCCAACTTCGATATCAGAGGTCGCAAAGCAGCGCGAGCTAAGCGGCACGCTTCTGAGCGAGGACGACAGCAAGATGAAGAGGCAGATATCGGACCTGAAATCCAAGGAGCTCAGCGGCCACGACATCTTTGCCCCTCCGGAGGATCCCAGGCCACGCAACTCGGAGAACGGCTCGACCTCGCAGACTCCGGGCAAAAATGCACAC GTAAGCAACTTCAAGTTCGGCGAGGCCGACGAGGACAGCGCGGTGAAGACCGCGAAGAAGATCCCCACCAAGAAGTTCACCGACCTCGCGGGCAATATCTTCAAGGGCGACGACGAGGCACCCGGGACGGCGGAGAAGCACCACCTGAGCACGGCGAAGCTGAAGGAGATGACCGGCAGCGACATCTTCGCGGACGGGGAGGCCCCCTCCCGGGACTACCTGGGCGGAATCCGCAAGCCGCCCGGCGGGGAGAGCAGCATCGCGCTGGTTTAA